A window from Sus scrofa isolate TJ Tabasco breed Duroc chromosome 2, Sscrofa11.1, whole genome shotgun sequence encodes these proteins:
- the LSM4 gene encoding U6 snRNA-associated Sm-like protein LSm4 isoform X1, with translation MLPLSLLKTAQNHPMLVELKNGETYNGHLVSCDNWMNINLREVICTSRDGDKFWRMPECYIRGSTIKYLRIPDEIIDMVKEEVVAKGRGRGGLQQQKQQKGRGMGGAGRGVFGGRGRGGIPGTGRGQPEKKPGRQAGKQ, from the exons CTTCCCTTGTCGCTGCTGAAAACAGCTCAGAATCACCCAATG TTGGTAGAGCTCAAAAACGGGGAGACGTATAATGGGCATCTGGTGAGCTGTGACAACTGGATGAACATCAACTTGCGTGAGGTGATCTGCACATCCAGG GATGGGGACAAATTCTGGCGGATGCCCGAGTGTTACATCCGTGGCAGCACCATCAAGTACCTCCGCATCCCTGACGAGATCATCGACATGGTCAAGGAGGAGGTGGTGGCCAAGGGCCGTGGCCGCGGTGGCctgcagcagcagaagcagcaaaAGGGCCGTGGTATGGGGGGTGCTGGAAGAG GTGTGTTTGGTGGCCGGGGCCGAGGTGGCATCCCAGGCACTGGCAGAGGTCAGCCAGAAAAGAAGCCGGGCAGACAGGCGGGGAAACAGTGA
- the LSM4 gene encoding U6 snRNA-associated Sm-like protein LSm4 isoform X2 → MLVELKNGETYNGHLVSCDNWMNINLREVICTSRDGDKFWRMPECYIRGSTIKYLRIPDEIIDMVKEEVVAKGRGRGGLQQQKQQKGRGMGGAGRGVFGGRGRGGIPGTGRGQPEKKPGRQAGKQ, encoded by the exons ATG TTGGTAGAGCTCAAAAACGGGGAGACGTATAATGGGCATCTGGTGAGCTGTGACAACTGGATGAACATCAACTTGCGTGAGGTGATCTGCACATCCAGG GATGGGGACAAATTCTGGCGGATGCCCGAGTGTTACATCCGTGGCAGCACCATCAAGTACCTCCGCATCCCTGACGAGATCATCGACATGGTCAAGGAGGAGGTGGTGGCCAAGGGCCGTGGCCGCGGTGGCctgcagcagcagaagcagcaaaAGGGCCGTGGTATGGGGGGTGCTGGAAGAG GTGTGTTTGGTGGCCGGGGCCGAGGTGGCATCCCAGGCACTGGCAGAGGTCAGCCAGAAAAGAAGCCGGGCAGACAGGCGGGGAAACAGTGA